Proteins from a genomic interval of Odontesthes bonariensis isolate fOdoBon6 chromosome 7, fOdoBon6.hap1, whole genome shotgun sequence:
- the tmem86a gene encoding lysoplasmalogenase TMEM86A isoform X2: MVKSEGPKLVPFFKATCVYFVLWLPTSSPSWFSALIKCLPIFCLWVFLLAHGFSFLGAHSSARKILAGLIFSALGDAFLIWQEQGYFVHGLLMFAITHILYSSAFGMKPINVRAGLVITAVSSLSYILLYPYLSGPFTYLVAVYIALIGFMGWRAIAGLQFANDLWTWTKLSACLGAVLFMVSDLTIAVNKFCFPVPYSRAIIMATYYAAQMLIALSAVECQDVEVSRKRA; encoded by the exons GTGAAGAGTGAAGGCCCTAAACTGGTGCCATTCTTCAAGGCGACCTGTGTATACTTTGTCCTGTGGCTGCCCACCTCCAGCCCGTCCTGGTTCAGCGCCCTTATCAAATGCCTGCCCATCTTCTGCCTGTGGGTCTTTTTACTGGCTCATGGCTTCAGCTTCCTTGGTGCTCACTCCAGTGCCCGCAAGATCTTGGCTGGCCTCATCTTTTCAGCTCTGGGTGATGCCTTTCTCATCTGGCAGGAGCAGGGCTACTTCGTCCATG GCCTTCTGATGTTCGCCATTACCCACATCCTTTATTCATCTGCCTTTGGTATGAAGCCCATAAATGTGCGTGCTGGCCTAGTTATCACTGCTGTGTCCTCCCTGAGTTACATCTTGCTCTACCCCTACCTGTCCGGCCCCTTCACCTACCTGGTGGCCGTCTACATTGCTCTGATCGGCTTCATGGGATGGAGGGCCATCGCTGGCTTGCAGTTTGCCAACGACCTGTGGACCTGGACCAAGCTGTCTGCCTGCCTGGGCGCTGTGCTCTTCATGGTCTCCGACCTCACCATCGCTGTCAACAAGTTCTGCTTCCCTGTGCCCTATTCGCGGGCCATCATCATGGCCACCTACTACGCCGCCCAGATGCTCATAGCACTGTCGGCTGTTGAGTGCCAAGACGTGGAAGTGTCCAGGAAGAGAGCATGA
- the tmem86a gene encoding lysoplasmalogenase TMEM86A isoform X1, whose translation MVSPVTVVKSEGPKLVPFFKATCVYFVLWLPTSSPSWFSALIKCLPIFCLWVFLLAHGFSFLGAHSSARKILAGLIFSALGDAFLIWQEQGYFVHGLLMFAITHILYSSAFGMKPINVRAGLVITAVSSLSYILLYPYLSGPFTYLVAVYIALIGFMGWRAIAGLQFANDLWTWTKLSACLGAVLFMVSDLTIAVNKFCFPVPYSRAIIMATYYAAQMLIALSAVECQDVEVSRKRA comes from the exons GTGAAGAGTGAAGGCCCTAAACTGGTGCCATTCTTCAAGGCGACCTGTGTATACTTTGTCCTGTGGCTGCCCACCTCCAGCCCGTCCTGGTTCAGCGCCCTTATCAAATGCCTGCCCATCTTCTGCCTGTGGGTCTTTTTACTGGCTCATGGCTTCAGCTTCCTTGGTGCTCACTCCAGTGCCCGCAAGATCTTGGCTGGCCTCATCTTTTCAGCTCTGGGTGATGCCTTTCTCATCTGGCAGGAGCAGGGCTACTTCGTCCATG GCCTTCTGATGTTCGCCATTACCCACATCCTTTATTCATCTGCCTTTGGTATGAAGCCCATAAATGTGCGTGCTGGCCTAGTTATCACTGCTGTGTCCTCCCTGAGTTACATCTTGCTCTACCCCTACCTGTCCGGCCCCTTCACCTACCTGGTGGCCGTCTACATTGCTCTGATCGGCTTCATGGGATGGAGGGCCATCGCTGGCTTGCAGTTTGCCAACGACCTGTGGACCTGGACCAAGCTGTCTGCCTGCCTGGGCGCTGTGCTCTTCATGGTCTCCGACCTCACCATCGCTGTCAACAAGTTCTGCTTCCCTGTGCCCTATTCGCGGGCCATCATCATGGCCACCTACTACGCCGCCCAGATGCTCATAGCACTGTCGGCTGTTGAGTGCCAAGACGTGGAAGTGTCCAGGAAGAGAGCATGA